From Myxococcaceae bacterium JPH2, the proteins below share one genomic window:
- a CDS encoding BamA/TamA family outer membrane protein, with the protein MLVPAVLLLVTLGAATAGRPAPGLTPAKKTPAMDAIALPLVSFNSDQGLGYGGVGGMYLYAPGKTPYAHAIGAQVFFTSNGAQNHYLRYDGPQLIGPLRLEARLEYRRENRSPFFGAGNRSAPDFRGDMDDERYNYDKGSPGFWVRLRGRPFGPNHPLQSYVGYGWRYTQVSPYAVSVLAQEKPIGIEGGPNGQLLAGALWDTRDDESDPTTGGVEELSLRVSGLATFSRYQYAGITLSERRYLKLSPRLLFAQRLTLDMLFGEVPFFEWTMTGGVNVSEGIGGMNSVRGIERNRFAGNVKAFSNSELRYQATQLSILGQPMKLGVVLFLDLGRVWHPGVPNGPWHEWHPGIGGGVRLSRRAAVVRLDYARSTETGRQRFYITFGHMF; encoded by the coding sequence ATGCTCGTTCCCGCAGTTCTCCTGCTCGTCACGTTGGGCGCGGCCACCGCGGGACGGCCCGCGCCTGGGCTGACGCCTGCGAAGAAGACGCCCGCGATGGACGCCATCGCGCTGCCACTGGTGAGCTTCAACTCGGACCAGGGCCTCGGCTACGGCGGCGTGGGCGGCATGTACCTGTACGCGCCCGGCAAGACGCCCTACGCGCACGCCATCGGCGCCCAGGTGTTCTTCACCAGCAACGGCGCGCAGAACCACTACCTGCGCTACGACGGTCCGCAGCTCATTGGCCCGCTGCGGTTGGAAGCGCGGCTGGAGTACCGACGGGAGAACCGCAGTCCCTTCTTCGGCGCGGGCAACCGCTCCGCCCCGGACTTCCGGGGCGACATGGATGACGAGCGCTACAACTACGACAAGGGCTCCCCGGGCTTCTGGGTGCGCCTGCGCGGACGGCCCTTCGGCCCCAATCACCCGCTCCAGTCCTACGTGGGCTACGGGTGGCGCTACACGCAGGTGTCTCCGTATGCCGTCTCGGTGCTGGCGCAGGAGAAGCCCATCGGCATCGAGGGCGGCCCCAACGGACAGCTCCTGGCCGGCGCGCTCTGGGACACGCGCGACGACGAGTCGGATCCAACGACGGGCGGCGTGGAGGAGCTGTCGCTGCGCGTGTCGGGACTCGCCACCTTCAGCCGCTACCAGTATGCGGGCATCACCCTCAGCGAGCGCCGCTACCTGAAGCTGTCACCGAGGCTCTTGTTCGCGCAGCGGCTCACCCTGGACATGCTGTTCGGCGAGGTGCCCTTCTTCGAGTGGACGATGACGGGCGGCGTGAACGTGTCCGAGGGCATCGGCGGGATGAACAGCGTGCGCGGCATCGAGCGCAACCGCTTCGCCGGCAACGTGAAGGCCTTCAGCAACTCGGAGCTGCGCTACCAGGCCACGCAGCTGTCCATCCTCGGGCAGCCCATGAAGCTGGGCGTGGTGCTGTTCCTGGACCTGGGCCGCGTGTGGCACCCCGGCGTGCCCAATGGCCCGTGGCACGAGTGGCACCCGGGCATCGGCGGCGGCGTGCGCCTGTCCCGGCGCGCGGCGGTGGTCCGCCTGGACTACGCGCGCTCCACCGAGACGGGACGCCAGCGCTTCTACATCACCTTCGGGCACATGTTCTGA